One region of Bacterioplanoides sp. SCSIO 12839 genomic DNA includes:
- a CDS encoding pentapeptide repeat-containing protein, whose amino-acid sequence MTTSETPSSGATESTSTTSSPAISQDPMYQMLRHDNVSGFNQARENGQQCDLRNCDLRGLDLRNINLTGMDLTNAYFRGADLRGIDFRGCCLDGASLADAKISGCYFPPELGAQEIQLSVAQGTRLRHACT is encoded by the coding sequence ATGACCACTTCTGAGACACCGTCTTCAGGGGCAACAGAATCAACGTCAACGACATCATCACCGGCAATCAGCCAGGACCCGATGTACCAGATGTTGCGTCACGACAATGTCAGCGGTTTCAACCAGGCCCGGGAGAACGGGCAGCAATGCGACTTACGCAACTGTGACTTGCGTGGATTGGACTTACGCAATATCAACCTCACGGGTATGGATCTGACCAACGCTTATTTTCGCGGAGCCGATTTACGTGGCATTGATTTCCGTGGCTGCTGTTTGGATGGTGCCAGCCTGGCAGACGCCAAAATCAGTGGTTGTTATTTTCCTCCCGAACTGGGAGCACAGGAGATTCAGCTATCGGTGGCCCAAGGAACCCGATTGCGCCATGCCTGCACGTAA
- a CDS encoding pyridoxal phosphate-dependent aminotransferase has translation MKKPAQRSQEIQPFQVMAILAQAQAMQAEGHDVIHLEVGEPDFTTAEPMVNAAISAMQAGHTKYTPALGLPQLRERIADYYQQRFGVSINPQRIVLTPGASGALLLLSAARLDVNDKLLLADPGYPCNRHFARTFEAHGQLVPAGPEDRYQLTPSLIRQHWQADTKVALVASPANPTGTVLSLDEMQALADEVRQQRAQHGQGELWVDEIYQGLNYNSEPQTVLSVADDAVVLNSFSKFFGMTGWRLGWCVVPESWVPTMDTLAQNLFLAPPTPAQYAALAAFDDDAMAIYEQRRQELQQRRDYLLTALPQLGFNIPVIPEGAFYIYADASRFTDNSLEFCAEALKATGVAFTPGVDFGEYQANTHVRFAFTTNLSRLKQAVERLADWLAERS, from the coding sequence ATGAAAAAACCAGCGCAACGTTCCCAGGAAATCCAACCATTTCAGGTGATGGCCATTTTGGCACAAGCTCAGGCCATGCAGGCTGAAGGGCATGATGTGATTCATCTGGAGGTTGGGGAACCGGACTTTACAACAGCTGAGCCGATGGTGAATGCGGCCATCAGCGCCATGCAGGCGGGTCATACTAAATACACGCCGGCACTGGGGCTGCCGCAGTTACGGGAACGAATCGCCGACTATTATCAGCAACGTTTTGGCGTCTCCATCAACCCTCAGCGCATTGTGCTGACTCCGGGCGCCTCCGGTGCGTTGTTATTGCTCAGTGCTGCCCGACTGGATGTTAACGATAAATTATTGCTGGCCGATCCGGGTTACCCGTGTAACCGCCATTTTGCCCGAACGTTTGAAGCCCATGGTCAACTGGTGCCAGCCGGGCCAGAAGATCGTTATCAGTTAACGCCGTCGTTAATTCGTCAGCATTGGCAAGCGGATACCAAGGTGGCACTGGTGGCGAGCCCGGCGAATCCAACTGGCACCGTGTTATCTCTGGATGAAATGCAGGCTCTGGCCGATGAAGTGCGACAGCAGCGCGCCCAGCATGGGCAAGGTGAACTGTGGGTAGACGAAATTTATCAGGGGCTGAATTACAACAGCGAGCCTCAAACGGTATTGTCGGTGGCTGATGATGCCGTAGTGCTCAACAGCTTCTCCAAGTTTTTTGGCATGACGGGCTGGCGTTTAGGTTGGTGTGTGGTGCCGGAAAGCTGGGTGCCAACCATGGATACCTTGGCGCAAAACCTGTTCCTGGCACCACCAACACCGGCTCAATACGCCGCGTTGGCCGCGTTTGATGATGACGCCATGGCCATTTACGAACAGCGTCGCCAGGAATTACAGCAACGTCGCGACTATTTATTAACGGCATTGCCACAGCTCGGTTTTAACATCCCGGTGATCCCCGAAGGGGCCTTCTATATCTACGCCGATGCCAGCCGCTTTACCGATAATAGCCTGGAGTTTTGTGCCGAGGCGTTAAAAGCGACCGGCGTGGCGTTTACTCCTGGCGTGGATTTTGGTGAATATCAGGCCAATACCCACGTGCGGTTTGCTTTTACAACCAACTTATCCCGATTAAAACAAGCGGTTGAGCGTTTAGCTGATTGGTTAGCGGAGCGCTCCTGA
- a CDS encoding ATP-binding cassette domain-containing protein, with product MSHQTFMQLSGVGLNKGPAAILSDISFVLQPGELVMLVGPNGAGKSTLLSILAGLSPPSSGSLTIQGSAVDDWPREQWARHITLVPQLSQMGFPLTVREVVELGGLAHSQSVVALRDATQKAIRDWDIEYLAEQEVRLLSGGEQQRTQLARSWIQVHQPDSGLWLLDEPLSALDLKHQRQCLQRVQQLKQEGKAVVMVVHDLNLALRYADRVLMLCCGELIADGDAATVLTAERVSDVFQVETVLNESGLNWL from the coding sequence GTGAGTCATCAAACTTTTATGCAGCTATCCGGAGTTGGTTTAAACAAAGGCCCGGCTGCGATTCTGAGTGATATCAGCTTTGTGTTGCAGCCCGGAGAGCTGGTGATGCTGGTCGGCCCGAATGGTGCAGGTAAATCCACTTTGTTATCAATTCTTGCCGGATTGAGTCCGCCGTCTTCGGGCAGTCTGACGATTCAGGGCTCTGCGGTGGATGATTGGCCTCGTGAACAGTGGGCCCGGCATATTACGCTGGTTCCGCAGCTGAGCCAGATGGGGTTTCCGCTTACCGTTCGGGAAGTGGTGGAGCTTGGCGGTTTAGCTCATTCTCAATCAGTCGTGGCGTTACGTGACGCAACTCAAAAAGCGATCCGTGATTGGGATATCGAATACCTTGCTGAGCAAGAAGTGCGTTTGCTTTCCGGAGGGGAGCAACAGCGGACGCAACTGGCGCGAAGCTGGATTCAGGTGCATCAGCCAGATAGTGGCTTATGGCTGTTAGATGAGCCGCTGAGTGCATTAGATCTGAAGCACCAACGTCAGTGTTTGCAACGCGTTCAGCAGCTCAAGCAAGAAGGCAAAGCGGTAGTTATGGTGGTGCATGACCTTAATTTGGCGTTACGTTATGCCGATCGGGTATTGATGTTGTGTTGTGGAGAGTTGATTGCCGATGGCGATGCGGCAACGGTGCTAACGGCTGAACGGGTATCGGATGTGTTTCAGGTGGAAACGGTATTAAATGAGTCTGGGTTGAATTGGTTGTAG
- a CDS encoding DNA polymerase II, whose product MKPMVPGFLLTSSWEENPTDGGTQLTFWWKTAQGAVRTVFPQPAICFIDQRFYDKAQSIAVTLGWPVRVEKVALQSFDFEPACACYMPHEYVYRWRDVLAEQDIICREVDIRPTDRYLMERFIYGAAELHGSLQSADEDGAECRYQSVTAARLRPARYCPSLKALSIDIETSFPKQGKPDQLFSIGFYAEDYQHVVMVGDTQQSIDGVELVDDEISLLQRFLDIIQDYDPDVMIGWNVVQFDFAFLRRKFLQHKIPFTLGRDSSVLSWRQSKMNKERVFMHIAGRVVLDGIDLLKNATYQFESFALDAVAEHFLGDRKLLHGDDRGGDIEHLFLHDKAALADYNLKDCELVWRIFLKADLYNFAIERSHMTGLTMDRMGGSVAAFENLYLPRLHRQGFVAPNIEEGYHAQKSPGGYVMDSRPGLFEHVLVLDFKSLYPSIIRTFKIDPMGLVEGVKVRTEKEEQDNLVPGFFDGVFHKSKNVLPDLIRQLGEWREQAKQQHNQALSQTIKVIMASCYGVLGSEGCRFYDTRLSSSITKRGHQIIQQSSDWIEQQGYDVIYGDTDSVFVWLKQSVSDQQADDIGKRLVTGLNQWWQTRLQQEFGIESYLEMEYETHYRRFFMPSIRGEETGSKKRYAGLVKNTQTAEPEMVFKGLEAVRTDWTPLARNFQKELYRRVFLNQPYRDWVKQQVQALLLGQLDDQLIYRKRLRRPLSAYQKNIPPHAQAAAKLEQWRKLQGLLPRFADRGGWIEYRIGQAGAQPLEITQAIDYSHYVEKQLMPVADAIFHFTGESFSEMAGQQMALF is encoded by the coding sequence ATGAAACCGATGGTTCCCGGCTTTTTATTAACCTCTTCCTGGGAAGAGAACCCGACGGACGGTGGAACACAGCTGACCTTCTGGTGGAAAACAGCACAAGGGGCCGTTCGTACTGTATTTCCACAACCTGCCATTTGTTTTATTGATCAGCGTTTTTACGACAAGGCGCAGAGTATTGCCGTGACACTAGGCTGGCCTGTTCGGGTGGAAAAAGTCGCGTTACAGTCGTTTGACTTTGAACCTGCCTGCGCCTGTTATATGCCCCACGAATACGTCTACCGCTGGCGTGATGTGCTGGCCGAACAGGATATTATTTGTCGCGAAGTGGATATTCGTCCGACGGATCGTTATCTGATGGAGCGCTTTATCTACGGCGCTGCGGAACTTCACGGTTCCTTGCAGTCTGCCGATGAAGACGGGGCTGAGTGCAGATATCAGTCTGTTACGGCGGCTCGCTTACGGCCAGCACGCTATTGTCCGTCTCTGAAGGCGTTATCAATCGATATCGAGACGTCCTTTCCCAAGCAAGGTAAGCCCGATCAGCTGTTTTCGATTGGTTTTTATGCCGAAGATTATCAACACGTGGTGATGGTGGGAGACACTCAGCAATCCATTGACGGGGTTGAGCTGGTGGATGATGAAATCTCACTGTTACAGCGTTTTCTCGACATTATCCAAGATTATGACCCGGACGTCATGATCGGTTGGAATGTGGTGCAATTTGATTTCGCTTTTTTGCGCCGTAAATTTCTGCAACATAAAATCCCTTTTACCCTTGGCCGGGATAGCAGTGTGTTGTCGTGGCGGCAAAGCAAAATGAATAAAGAGCGGGTTTTTATGCACATTGCCGGGCGCGTTGTGCTGGATGGTATCGACCTGTTAAAAAACGCAACCTACCAGTTTGAAAGTTTTGCTCTGGATGCAGTGGCTGAGCATTTTCTTGGTGACCGCAAGTTATTACACGGCGACGATCGCGGCGGTGATATTGAACATTTATTTCTACATGATAAAGCCGCTCTGGCCGACTACAACCTGAAAGATTGTGAGCTGGTGTGGCGTATTTTTCTGAAAGCCGATTTATATAATTTTGCCATTGAACGCAGCCATATGACCGGGTTGACCATGGATCGTATGGGCGGCTCGGTGGCGGCGTTTGAAAATCTCTATTTACCCCGTTTGCATCGTCAGGGATTTGTAGCGCCTAATATTGAAGAAGGTTATCACGCGCAAAAAAGCCCCGGCGGTTATGTCATGGATTCGCGCCCCGGGCTGTTTGAACATGTGTTGGTGTTGGATTTTAAAAGTTTGTATCCGTCGATTATCCGCACCTTTAAAATTGATCCAATGGGACTGGTAGAAGGGGTGAAAGTCCGCACTGAAAAAGAAGAACAAGATAACCTGGTGCCCGGTTTTTTTGATGGCGTCTTTCATAAAAGCAAAAATGTATTGCCGGATTTAATTCGTCAGCTCGGGGAATGGCGTGAGCAAGCGAAGCAACAACACAATCAGGCATTATCACAAACCATCAAAGTGATTATGGCGTCTTGTTACGGTGTTCTGGGGTCGGAAGGATGCCGCTTTTACGACACGCGTTTATCCAGTTCGATTACCAAACGTGGTCATCAGATTATTCAGCAAAGTTCTGACTGGATTGAGCAACAAGGCTACGATGTGATTTATGGCGATACTGATTCTGTATTTGTCTGGTTGAAACAATCCGTTAGCGATCAGCAGGCCGATGATATTGGTAAGCGCTTAGTGACCGGCTTAAACCAATGGTGGCAAACCCGGCTGCAACAGGAATTCGGTATCGAAAGTTATCTGGAAATGGAATATGAAACGCATTATCGACGTTTTTTTATGCCATCCATCCGGGGGGAAGAAACTGGCAGTAAAAAGCGTTATGCCGGGCTGGTGAAAAACACACAAACCGCAGAGCCTGAAATGGTGTTTAAAGGCTTAGAAGCCGTACGTACTGACTGGACGCCCCTGGCGAGAAATTTTCAGAAAGAGCTCTATCGTCGGGTGTTTCTGAATCAGCCCTATCGTGACTGGGTGAAACAGCAGGTTCAGGCATTATTATTGGGCCAGCTGGATGACCAGTTAATTTATCGTAAGCGTTTGCGTCGGCCGCTGAGTGCTTATCAGAAAAATATTCCACCCCATGCCCAGGCGGCCGCTAAGTTGGAGCAATGGCGCAAGCTGCAAGGGCTGTTACCACGCTTTGCTGATCGTGGTGGTTGGATTGAATATCGTATCGGTCAGGCAGGTGCTCAGCCACTTGAAATAACCCAGGCCATTGATTACAGCCATTATGTCGAAAAACAGTTGATGCCTGTAGCCGATGCCATTTTCCATTTTACCGGAGAAAGCTTCAGCGAAATGGCCGGACAACAAATGGCGTTGTTCTGA
- a CDS encoding cyclic nucleotide-binding domain-containing protein, translating into MYLPGKLSDETERLLQRINQLTQALLEGFELDQEVITLEGVESLYELFDQHQLFLVQDGMLHYSRNGQTLASFDEGDIVGMMASFEMPTPRLRADEYVELIPIDRDRFLRHVYSDKRRQHYWSHYLMCHNAMLLDYLGTMVKEQVRPAAGFQNLEPGDVIIRQGDTADLVYTIIHGEAEVFVDDVKVGEIGEEEVFGAMALFTKEPRSATVIAKTACTIMAVPQEDFATLIEAQPQAALNLIENLARRITAMNQQLIDKQQD; encoded by the coding sequence ATGTACCTGCCGGGTAAACTATCCGATGAGACAGAACGCTTACTGCAACGCATTAACCAACTCACTCAGGCGCTGCTGGAAGGATTCGAGCTGGATCAGGAAGTCATCACCCTGGAAGGTGTAGAAAGCCTCTATGAACTGTTTGACCAACATCAGCTGTTTCTGGTGCAGGATGGCATGCTGCATTACAGCCGCAATGGCCAAACGCTGGCCAGCTTTGATGAAGGTGATATTGTTGGCATGATGGCATCGTTTGAAATGCCCACTCCGCGTTTACGTGCCGATGAATACGTTGAATTAATTCCGATCGATCGTGATCGCTTCTTACGCCATGTCTATTCCGACAAACGCCGCCAGCATTACTGGAGTCATTACCTGATGTGCCACAACGCCATGTTGCTGGATTATTTAGGCACCATGGTAAAAGAACAGGTACGCCCTGCTGCCGGATTCCAGAATCTGGAGCCCGGTGACGTTATTATTCGCCAGGGTGACACCGCCGACCTGGTGTACACCATCATCCACGGTGAGGCCGAGGTCTTTGTTGATGATGTAAAAGTTGGAGAAATCGGCGAAGAAGAAGTGTTTGGCGCCATGGCACTGTTCACCAAGGAACCTCGTTCAGCCACCGTTATTGCCAAAACGGCCTGTACCATTATGGCGGTTCCCCAAGAAGACTTTGCCACACTGATTGAAGCCCAGCCACAGGCAGCACTTAACCTGATCGAAAACCTGGCCCGACGCATTACCGCCATGAACCAGCAGCTGATTGACAAACAACAGGATTGA
- the dksA gene encoding RNA polymerase-binding protein DksA, which translates to MPDTKEFALTNFTPYEPAKDEEYMSDAQLAHFASILRNWKQELMEEVDRTKEHMQTELNNYADPNDRASQEEEFNLELRTRDRERKLIKKIDKTLDLIEAGDYGYCESCGIEIGIRRLEARPTADLCIDCKTLAEIKEKQLGV; encoded by the coding sequence ATGCCAGATACTAAAGAATTTGCTCTTACTAACTTTACGCCGTACGAACCGGCGAAAGATGAAGAGTATATGAGTGATGCTCAGTTGGCTCACTTCGCATCAATCTTGCGCAATTGGAAGCAAGAGTTGATGGAAGAAGTGGATCGTACCAAGGAGCATATGCAAACCGAGTTAAACAACTACGCAGATCCTAACGATCGTGCCAGCCAGGAAGAAGAGTTCAACCTGGAGTTACGCACCCGTGACCGCGAACGTAAGCTGATTAAGAAGATCGATAAAACACTCGATCTGATTGAAGCGGGTGATTACGGCTACTGCGAGTCTTGTGGCATTGAAATTGGCATTCGTCGTCTGGAAGCACGACCAACCGCTGATTTATGCATTGACTGTAAAACGCTGGCTGAAATCAAAGAGAAGCAGCTGGGCGTTTAA
- the gluQRS gene encoding tRNA glutamyl-Q(34) synthetase GluQRS — MQTPLPLIAHHFASISLHTMTAYIGRFAPSPTGPLHFGSLLAALASYLDARYHHGQWLVRIEDLDPPREDPQAAHQILTILDAYQLHWDGEVRYQSQRSEAYQQVLEQLIHQNKVFPCACSRKQLNGTLHNGVCQLADHFRLDNDYAWRFAIGSGECGFDDQLQGHYCESLERDIGDFVVKRRDGPWSYQLAVVADDADQNITHVVRGIDLIDSTLRQQQLQQALDYPIPQYAHIPVALENNGQKLSKQNLATALQPDDSGNTLWDALLWLKQAPPPELRNQGNATVLQWAIQHWNLGALMGIRDNPAPAPFLR; from the coding sequence TTGCAAACACCCCTGCCGCTAATCGCTCATCACTTTGCCTCAATCTCTTTACACACCATGACCGCTTATATCGGCCGTTTTGCTCCTTCCCCAACAGGCCCGCTACATTTCGGCTCTTTATTAGCCGCCCTTGCCAGTTATCTGGATGCCCGTTATCACCATGGCCAATGGCTGGTGCGCATTGAAGATCTCGACCCTCCGCGTGAAGACCCGCAGGCAGCCCACCAGATCCTGACCATTCTCGATGCTTATCAGCTGCACTGGGACGGCGAAGTCCGTTATCAAAGCCAGCGCAGTGAGGCTTATCAGCAAGTACTGGAGCAATTGATTCACCAGAATAAGGTGTTTCCCTGCGCCTGTTCGCGTAAGCAGTTAAACGGCACCTTACACAATGGCGTCTGCCAGTTAGCGGATCACTTCCGCCTTGATAATGACTACGCCTGGCGCTTTGCGATCGGCAGTGGCGAGTGTGGTTTTGACGATCAACTTCAGGGGCATTACTGCGAATCGCTGGAGCGGGACATCGGTGATTTTGTTGTTAAACGCCGTGATGGCCCCTGGTCATATCAACTGGCGGTGGTTGCCGATGATGCCGACCAGAACATTACTCATGTCGTCCGTGGAATCGACCTGATCGATTCCACACTGCGCCAACAACAGCTGCAACAGGCACTGGACTATCCGATTCCACAATATGCGCATATCCCGGTGGCACTGGAAAACAATGGTCAGAAACTCAGCAAACAGAATCTGGCAACGGCACTACAACCGGATGACAGCGGTAACACTTTGTGGGATGCATTGCTCTGGCTGAAACAGGCTCCACCACCTGAACTCAGAAATCAGGGCAATGCGACGGTGCTGCAATGGGCCATTCAACACTGGAACCTGGGTGCTTTGATGGGTATCCGTGACAATCCAGCGCCAGCACCGTTTTTGCGCTAG
- a CDS encoding iron ABC transporter permease, with product MKSSVLIRAQHILPLCLLLPVLFLLLGIFTGSQNFSWLLEADAGQAILWQIRLPRVVMAFLIGASLAWAGVLIQGVVRNPLADPGLIGVSGGAAVAAAVFVVISSSFPLPLWLQPVMAFAGGFLALLIVMRMGLSGASMHAMSFLVLAGIAINVLASALIGLLSYMATDSALRQITFWSLGSLSGANWYWNAGLAAVLLAALMYWPKRLRQLDALLLGEVEARSLGISVKSMQWRAVIWVAAMVAVAVTASGVIGFVGLISPHIARLLTGAAHQRVLPLAVMIGGCLLVAADALARTVVAPAELPIGIVTTLLGAPVFISLLLREKRRLSW from the coding sequence TTGAAATCATCTGTATTAATCCGTGCACAGCATATCCTGCCGTTATGCCTGCTACTACCGGTTTTATTTCTGTTGTTGGGAATATTCACCGGCTCTCAGAATTTCAGCTGGTTGCTGGAAGCCGATGCCGGGCAGGCGATTTTATGGCAAATCCGTTTGCCACGGGTGGTCATGGCGTTTCTGATAGGCGCCTCACTGGCCTGGGCGGGGGTATTGATTCAGGGAGTGGTACGCAACCCGTTAGCTGACCCTGGCTTAATTGGTGTTTCCGGTGGTGCCGCGGTCGCCGCTGCGGTATTTGTGGTGATTTCCTCGTCCTTTCCGTTGCCATTATGGCTGCAACCGGTGATGGCATTTGCCGGTGGTTTTCTGGCGTTATTGATTGTTATGCGCATGGGCCTGAGTGGTGCGTCGATGCATGCGATGAGCTTTCTGGTATTAGCCGGTATTGCGATTAATGTGCTGGCCAGTGCGCTGATTGGTTTGTTGTCTTATATGGCGACCGACAGTGCGTTGCGCCAGATTACCTTCTGGTCGCTGGGCAGTTTGTCTGGCGCCAACTGGTACTGGAATGCCGGGTTGGCGGCGGTATTGCTGGCGGCACTGATGTATTGGCCAAAACGTCTGCGTCAGCTGGATGCGTTGCTGTTAGGAGAAGTGGAAGCGCGTTCATTGGGGATCTCGGTGAAATCCATGCAATGGCGTGCGGTGATCTGGGTCGCTGCGATGGTGGCTGTCGCTGTGACTGCCAGTGGTGTGATTGGTTTTGTTGGGTTAATCAGCCCACACATTGCCCGCCTGTTAACCGGTGCCGCGCATCAGCGGGTATTGCCTCTGGCCGTCATGATTGGTGGTTGTTTATTAGTCGCTGCGGATGCTCTGGCACGCACGGTTGTGGCACCGGCTGAGTTGCCCATTGGCATTGTGACAACGTTATTAGGCGCTCCGGTTTTTATCAGCTTATTGCTGCGTGAAAAGAGGCGTTTATCGTGGTGA
- a CDS encoding imelysin family protein codes for MSKIQIKLAITTALSSILIACGSSSDTTTKNYKETISTDQAVTQIINLSVIPTVDNFQQQTQKLVTDVDTLCADINENNLTAAQSQWKNTAEAWFQYLPFHLGPSNNSPDLIEPEFIFIDSLRLRGINYTDTVRNDLAAEINKSDPVDPAIFASKNFQRVGLLAAEVALFERSSDQSQALADIVGDYSANTNKCNALKGYAQQLAKRADNIQQSWKVDYKNSGSSFRDLFLNGTLSTVPNEKDTAADAQLILSTNEYMDYVHKRTIINDAGVLANHSWQLVNTALLSFEKMVEGTTGTTVSFADLMQVNAAGDLTTLRNNISRVKQTIADENEVDFYAATLTLDGNIKRELKNGLGISVGLNFSDGD; via the coding sequence ATGAGTAAAATTCAGATTAAATTAGCAATCACGACAGCACTGAGCTCCATACTAATCGCTTGTGGTTCCAGCAGCGACACCACCACCAAGAACTATAAAGAAACAATCAGTACCGATCAGGCAGTCACTCAGATTATCAATCTGAGCGTCATACCAACGGTCGATAACTTCCAGCAACAGACGCAAAAGCTCGTTACGGATGTTGATACCTTGTGTGCAGATATCAACGAAAATAATCTGACAGCCGCTCAAAGTCAGTGGAAAAACACCGCTGAGGCCTGGTTTCAGTATCTGCCGTTTCATTTAGGACCGAGTAATAACAGTCCGGATCTGATCGAGCCGGAATTTATTTTTATTGATTCGTTACGTCTCAGAGGCATCAATTATACCGATACAGTGCGTAATGATCTGGCTGCAGAAATCAACAAATCTGACCCGGTTGACCCTGCAATCTTTGCCAGCAAAAACTTTCAACGTGTAGGCTTATTAGCCGCAGAAGTCGCGTTATTTGAACGCAGCAGTGATCAGAGCCAGGCTCTGGCCGATATTGTCGGTGATTACTCTGCGAATACCAATAAGTGTAATGCACTGAAAGGTTATGCCCAACAATTGGCAAAACGAGCGGATAATATCCAGCAATCCTGGAAAGTTGATTATAAAAACAGTGGCAGCAGCTTCCGTGATTTATTCCTTAACGGTACGCTGAGTACTGTTCCAAATGAAAAAGACACCGCGGCTGATGCCCAGCTGATTCTGTCCACTAACGAGTATATGGACTATGTCCACAAACGCACCATTATTAATGACGCTGGTGTGCTGGCCAATCATTCCTGGCAACTGGTTAATACCGCACTATTGTCGTTTGAGAAAATGGTAGAAGGAACAACCGGAACCACCGTCAGTTTTGCCGACCTGATGCAGGTGAATGCAGCCGGAGATCTGACCACATTGCGCAATAATATCAGCCGGGTAAAACAAACCATCGCTGACGAAAACGAAGTCGACTTTTATGCTGCGACTCTGACATTGGACGGTAATATTAAACGGGAATTAAAAAATGGCCTGGGAATTAGCGTAGGCCTGAACTTTTCTGATGGTGACTGA
- a CDS encoding Rieske (2Fe-2S) protein, with product MSSWQPLCHINDIEEGQSKGFELNAQPLFVVRGHQEQREQFFVYRNSCPHLGINLEWQDDQFLDADGQLIQCAMHGALFLIDTGLCIAGPCQGQRLSMIEHRINNGTLEINL from the coding sequence ATGAGTAGTTGGCAACCATTGTGCCACATCAACGATATTGAGGAAGGACAGAGTAAAGGATTTGAACTCAACGCCCAGCCGCTATTCGTCGTACGTGGTCACCAGGAACAGCGCGAGCAGTTTTTTGTTTACCGCAACAGCTGCCCTCATCTGGGCATTAACCTCGAATGGCAGGACGATCAGTTTCTGGATGCCGATGGACAGTTGATCCAGTGTGCCATGCACGGTGCTTTGTTTTTAATCGATACCGGCTTGTGCATTGCCGGACCATGCCAGGGCCAACGCCTGAGCATGATTGAACACCGAATAAATAATGGAACACTGGAAATCAACCTGTAA
- the sfsA gene encoding DNA/RNA nuclease SfsA: MNYQQPLIQGTLIKRYKRFLADIRLPDGSEITVHCPNTGSMKNCAEPGWPVWLSDSQNPKRKYQFSWEWVAVQGQYKACINTARANQLVAEALEQGAIAELSDHSHVQKEPKVEDGRLDFLLHHEHDLNETSKTYVEVKSVTLMGEQPGAGSFPDAVTERGLKHLKRLLALHQQGYRAVLLFCVAHEGIEQVAPADNIDPKYGAALREVVAQGVEVLAYRVEFGEQQMVLARRVPVVL, translated from the coding sequence ATGAATTATCAACAGCCTTTGATTCAGGGCACGCTGATCAAACGTTATAAACGCTTTTTGGCGGATATCCGTTTGCCCGATGGCAGTGAAATCACTGTACATTGTCCGAATACCGGCTCCATGAAAAATTGTGCCGAACCCGGCTGGCCGGTTTGGTTATCGGATTCTCAGAATCCTAAGCGTAAGTATCAGTTCAGCTGGGAATGGGTCGCGGTGCAGGGCCAATACAAAGCCTGTATCAACACCGCCCGGGCCAACCAGCTGGTGGCGGAAGCGTTGGAGCAGGGGGCCATTGCCGAGCTGAGCGATCATAGCCATGTCCAGAAAGAACCCAAAGTGGAAGATGGCCGGTTGGACTTTTTGCTGCATCACGAGCACGACCTGAATGAGACGAGCAAAACCTATGTGGAAGTGAAGTCCGTAACTCTGATGGGCGAGCAGCCCGGCGCAGGTTCCTTTCCGGATGCCGTCACCGAGCGCGGTTTAAAACACCTCAAGCGATTATTGGCGTTACATCAGCAAGGTTATCGTGCCGTGTTGCTGTTTTGTGTGGCGCACGAAGGTATCGAGCAGGTTGCACCGGCGGATAATATTGATCCGAAATACGGTGCAGCGTTGCGTGAGGTGGTGGCTCAGGGCGTTGAAGTGCTGGCTTACCGGGTAGAGTTTGGTGAACAGCAGATGGTGTTGGCGCGCCGGGTTCCTGTTGTATTGTGA